From Pusillibacter faecalis, one genomic window encodes:
- a CDS encoding FtsB family cell division protein — MEKARRRKKVKVRARPLTKLVILVLLAAIGWQLYGLRSQVRRAQEEREQYAALVAEKQRENAALEADITEGPTDEKLEEIARDELGLVKPGEYVFEPSH; from the coding sequence GTGGAAAAGGCCCGGAGAAGAAAAAAGGTCAAGGTTCGGGCAAGACCGCTGACCAAGCTGGTCATTCTGGTGCTGCTGGCGGCTATCGGATGGCAGCTGTACGGCCTGCGGAGCCAAGTGCGGCGCGCGCAGGAGGAGCGGGAGCAGTACGCCGCTCTGGTGGCAGAAAAGCAGCGGGAGAACGCCGCTCTGGAAGCCGACATCACCGAGGGCCCCACAGATGAAAAGCTCGAGGAGATTGCCCGGGATGAGTTGGGCCTGGTGAAGCCAGGTGAGTATGTGTTTGAACCCAGTCATTAA